taattaaaagttgctTGTGTGCTTTGTCTTTAGCCTTTTAGAATAATTAAGGGTCAGGCTGGATATATTGGAGTAACTTTTGTATCGTAGGTCTCTTTGGGAATCTGTGGAATTGTGTTTGTGTCCATTTGGCCAGAAGAACAGAACAAATGcgacacatattttatatacttgtacCTCCACTGTGCCTATTGGCTAACAGTCATGGCGATAGACCACATTGTCAAGGCGAAACACCATAACTTGCGTATTAATGGGTACCTAGATTTTTATCAGTCGACATATCAACTTATAAGGACGCCCCTTTTCATCGCGTCGTTGTGGAACACGTGCTTCTTATTGCTAGCTGTGATTCTACATCACACGCATAAAGTCGACTACGAGCAGTATTGCAGAAAGTCAGAGTGGTTCACACCACTGaactatatttttttcctaACTATTTTGGAACTCGTGATAATCGTGCCagcttacattaattatatcagTAAGTATCCTGCAAAGAGGGAATGTATTtagaaagtattaattaaattgttagagAAAGAAGAGCTTTAGTGAAAAAGAGTTTTGTTTGgttcttgaataaaatatattcataaatatttaagacaataaaagttttatataaacaaaatataaatattatagtattaaaaataattttttatcatcaaactttttctcagagaaagaaaatttgtttcatttttgaGGATTAATGTATTTTGAGCATAAGCAATAATTAACATACTAAAAGTCTCGATTGATTATCTTTTATTGCGATTGTCAATATTTGTTTCTCATATAGAGAGAGTTATGAGATTCAATCGATTACGTCCACCGTCCGATGTCACTCGCGACGAATGGCTGTCGCCCTTTACACAAGATTCCTATTCTGGAATGGGGGAAATTGGGTATCAACAGAGGGGGAGGAATTTGGAGGAACTGCTGGAAAAGCAGGCAGACTTGATAAGATATCTGAAAGATCACAACGTACAGCTAAGTCATAGAATAATGCTATTGGCGTCTCAGCGCAGAACAATAGag
The Solenopsis invicta isolate M01_SB chromosome 16, UNIL_Sinv_3.0, whole genome shotgun sequence genome window above contains:
- the LOC105202914 gene encoding transmembrane protein 192 translates to MEDVSGEYFQPILSSQEEDNFQQLNTVSIVSIPLLLGVSLGICGIVFVSIWPEEQNKCDTYFIYLYLHCAYWLTVMAIDHIVKAKHHNLRINGYLDFYQSTYQLIRTPLFIASLWNTCFLLLAVILHHTHKVDYEQYCRKSEWFTPLNYIFFLTILELVIIVPAYINYIKRVMRFNRLRPPSDVTRDEWLSPFTQDSYSGMGEIGYQQRGRNLEELLEKQADLIRYLKDHNVQLSHRIMLLASQRRTIET